Proteins encoded in a region of the Campylobacter geochelonis genome:
- a CDS encoding biotin synthase: MLCAISNISSGNCGEDCKFCTQSVKNDAVVDTYKQKDIAQIVKEAKIAKANHALGFCLVTSGVGLNDNKVEFVCAAAHAVQKAEPNLMLIGCNGIAKKEQLKELKKAGVFSYNHNLETSREFYKNICDSHTWDDRFATNLYAKEVGLELCCGGIHGLGESEEDRISFLSSLKELNPFSSPINFFISHPALPIKQPKLDADTAFKIIKETKTALPNTRVMIAGGREAVLGDRQYEIFEYGAEAIVIGDYLTQKGEIASKDIKRLEDMGFEFLDMCH, from the coding sequence ATGTTATGTGCTATTAGTAATATCTCAAGTGGAAATTGTGGTGAAGACTGTAAATTTTGCACCCAAAGTGTAAAAAATGACGCCGTTGTCGATACATATAAGCAAAAAGATATCGCTCAAATCGTAAAAGAGGCAAAAATCGCTAAAGCAAATCACGCTTTAGGCTTTTGCTTGGTTACATCTGGTGTTGGGCTAAATGATAACAAAGTTGAGTTTGTTTGCGCTGCAGCTCACGCAGTGCAAAAAGCTGAGCCAAATTTAATGCTAATTGGCTGCAATGGCATAGCTAAAAAAGAGCAGCTAAAAGAGCTTAAAAAAGCTGGAGTTTTTAGCTATAACCATAACCTCGAAACCTCTCGCGAATTTTATAAAAACATCTGCGATAGCCACACTTGGGATGATAGATTTGCTACAAATTTATATGCCAAAGAAGTTGGACTAGAGCTTTGCTGTGGCGGAATCCATGGGCTTGGCGAGAGCGAAGAAGATAGAATTAGTTTTTTAAGCTCATTAAAGGAGTTAAATCCGTTCTCATCGCCTATAAATTTCTTTATTTCTCACCCTGCTTTACCGATAAAACAGCCAAAATTAGACGCCGATACGGCATTTAAAATCATCAAAGAGACAAAAACAGCTTTGCCAAACACAAGAGTTATGATAGCTGGCGGGCGAGAAGCAGTTCTTGGCGATAGGCAATACGAGATATTTGAGTATGGTGCAGAGGCGATAGTTATAGGAGATTACTTAACGCAAAAAGGCGAAATCGCAAGCAAAGATATCAAACGACTTGAAGATATGGGTTTTGAGTTTTTGGATATGTGTCACTGA
- a CDS encoding RluA family pseudouridine synthase yields MPYNKKNIATATGQKAYEILLKNGYSMKSAQSLIDRGRMINNDLVVKGKNQVLYGDVFLIVYECLPRGLKPVFEDEEFAVFDKPSGVLTHQNGRSCQYSLNDEIISLFGANAKVAHRLDKETSGLILVAKNKEAEVCFKKMFEEKLIKKEYLAFARGKTESKFEVSVNLAQNLGAKSLKNKMFTSKNGKESLTKFETIEYLDKFDISYLRCIPKTGRQHQIRAHLDYAGHAILGDTMYGVSDEVACDFLDEKISQESRVEICGSSRLLLHSNLLEFIYKGQIYSIKSCVDVKNEFLKCIDY; encoded by the coding sequence TTGCCTTATAACAAAAAAAATATAGCTACTGCAACCGGTCAAAAAGCTTATGAAATTTTACTTAAAAACGGTTATAGTATGAAGTCGGCTCAAAGCCTTATAGATAGGGGTCGCATGATAAATAATGACTTAGTCGTAAAAGGCAAAAATCAAGTGCTTTATGGAGATGTTTTTTTGATCGTTTATGAGTGTTTGCCACGTGGGTTAAAGCCAGTTTTTGAAGATGAAGAATTTGCTGTTTTTGATAAACCAAGTGGAGTTTTAACACATCAAAACGGTAGAAGTTGTCAGTACAGCTTAAATGATGAGATAATATCGCTTTTTGGGGCAAATGCAAAGGTCGCACACCGTTTAGACAAAGAGACAAGTGGGCTTATTTTAGTTGCAAAAAATAAAGAAGCTGAAGTTTGTTTTAAAAAAATGTTTGAAGAGAAGCTTATAAAAAAGGAGTATTTGGCGTTTGCCAGAGGAAAAACTGAGTCTAAATTTGAAGTAAGTGTAAATTTAGCTCAAAATTTAGGTGCAAAAAGCCTTAAAAATAAAATGTTTACTAGTAAAAATGGCAAAGAGTCTTTGACTAAATTTGAGACTATCGAATATCTCGATAAATTTGATATTTCATATCTGCGTTGCATTCCAAAAACAGGCAGACAACACCAAATAAGGGCACATCTTGACTATGCTGGGCACGCGATTTTGGGCGATACGATGTATGGTGTGAGCGATGAGGTGGCGTGTGATTTTTTAGATGAGAAAATTTCTCAAGAGAGCAGGGTAGAAATTTGTGGAAGTTCAAGACTTTTACTTCACTCAAATTTACTTGAATTTATTTATAAAGGTCAAATTTACAGCATAAAAAGTTGCGTTGATGTGAAAAATGAATTTTTAAAGTGCATTGACTATTAG